GAGGTGATCAGCCACAAGCTTCTGCTGCGCGCGGGCATGATCCGCAAGCTGACCAGCGGCATCTACACCTACATGCCGCTTGGCCTTCGCGCCATCAACAAGGTCGCCAGCATCGTGCGCGAGGAGATGAACCGGGCCGGGGCCCAGGAAATTTCCATGCCCATGGTGCAGCCGGCCGATCTGTGGCAGGAGAGCGGGCGCTGGGATTTCTACGGCAAGGAGCTCCTGCGCCTCAAAGACCGCAACGGCCGCGACTACTGCCTCGGACCCACGCACGAGGAGGTCATCACCGATCTTGTACGTGGCGAGGTCCGCTCCTACCGTCAGCTGCCCATCAACCTGTACCAGATCCAGACCAAGTTCCGGGACGAGATCCGGCCCCGCTTCGGCCTCATGCGCGGCCGTGAGTTCATCATGAAGGACGCCTATTCCTTCGACAAGGACGATGAGGGCGTGAACGCCAGCTACCAGGCCATGTACGACGCCTACACCCGCGTCTTCACTCGTTTGGGCCTGGAATTTCGGGCCGTTAGCGCAGACTCCGGCGCCATCGGCGGCAGTTTTTCCCATGAGTTTATGGTGCTGGCCGACACCGGCGAGGACACCCTGGCTGTGTGCACGTCCTGCTCCTACGCCGCCAACCTGGAGAAGGCCGAAACAAAGTCCCAGCCCATGTGCACGACTACCTGCGCCGCGTTCGAGCAGGTGGCTACTCCGGGTAAGCACACGGTGGAAGACGTGGCCGGATTTTTGGCCGTGGCTACGACCCAGGTCATGAAGACCCTGCTCTTCGACGTGGACGGCAAATCCGTGGCCGTGCTGCTGCGCGGTGACCGCGAAGTCAATGACGTGAAGTTGAAAAACCTTCTCGGTGCGACCAGCGTCGAGCTGGCCACCCCGGAACAGGTCGTGGCCTGGACCGGCGCGCCCGTGGGCTTTGCCGGACCGGTGGGCCTCAAGGTCGACGCCATCTACGCAGACCATGAAATCGCGGCAGGCACGGACTTTGTCTGCGGAGCCAACGCCGCTGACACGCACCTCCTCCACGTCGACCCGCGCCGCGACATCATCTTGTCCACGGACGCCGCCCCCACGGGCTACGCGGACCTGCGCTCCATCACCCTGGACGACCCCTGCCCGGCCTGTGGCGGCTCCCTGACCATGCCCAAGGGCATCGAGGTCGGCCACGTCTTCAAGCTCGGCACCAAGTATTCCAAATCCATGAACGCGACCTTCCTGGACGAGAACGGTAAGGAACAGCTCCTTATAATGGGCTGCTACGGCATCGGCGTCAGCCGCGTGGTCGCGGCCTGCATCGAGCAGAACAATGACGCGAACGGCATGATCTTCCCGCCGTCCATCGCGCCCTTTGAAATCACCATCCTGGCCATGTCCACCAAGGACGAAAAGGTCATGGCCAAAGGCCGTGAAATCCACGACTGGCTCGAATCCCAAGGCATCGACACCCTCTTCGACGACCGCGACGAGCGCCCCGGCGTAAAGTTCAACGAAGCGGACCTGCTCGGTTCCCCCATGCAGATCGTCATCGGTGGCAAGGGGCTGGAAAAGGGCGTGCTGGAGGTGAAGAACCGCAAGACGGGCGAGAAGAGGGAGCTGCCCGTGGCGGAGTGGCAGAATGCGGTTCTGGAATGGAGGAAGGAAGTGATGAAGGAGTGGGGGCTGGCGTAGCCTGCTAATTTTGAAAACGAGGCCGGGACGTTGCGGCGAACCGCAATGCCCCGGCCGTTGACCCTCTGGAACCTATGTACATATTTTCCGTCCGAACCCTGACCCAAGCCATCAAGGATGTCCTCGAAGGCGAATTCCCGTTTGTCTGGGTCCGGGGGCAGGTTTCCAACCTCTCTCGCCCTCCGTCCGGGCCTGTGTATTTTTCCCTCAAGGACGATGCCGCCACTTTGAGCGAGGTCTGGTTCAAGGGGATCAACCTAAAGTCGGGGATGGCGAACGGGGTTAATCCGGTGCCGGCGAGCCCTTCCAACTGCGCAGTAAGCTGAGAGCAGGGAGCGAAGCATGAAACAGCTTGTTAAGCCGGAGATGGCTGATTCAACCATCCTTGTGAATACACTCCGGGACTTGATCCGTCAGGCGCGGCAGCAGGTGCTGCGCAGCGTCGATACCATACAGGTGCAGACGTATTGGCAGATCGGCAGGCATATCGTTGAGTTCGAACAGGGCGGGCAGGCTCGGGCCGATTATGGAAAGCGGCTGTTGTCCAATTTGGCTGATGCGCTCACCCAGGAATTCGGCAAGG
This DNA window, taken from Desulfomicrobium sp. ZS1, encodes the following:
- a CDS encoding proline--tRNA ligase, encoding MLFSKFYVPTLKETPAEAEVISHKLLLRAGMIRKLTSGIYTYMPLGLRAINKVASIVREEMNRAGAQEISMPMVQPADLWQESGRWDFYGKELLRLKDRNGRDYCLGPTHEEVITDLVRGEVRSYRQLPINLYQIQTKFRDEIRPRFGLMRGREFIMKDAYSFDKDDEGVNASYQAMYDAYTRVFTRLGLEFRAVSADSGAIGGSFSHEFMVLADTGEDTLAVCTSCSYAANLEKAETKSQPMCTTTCAAFEQVATPGKHTVEDVAGFLAVATTQVMKTLLFDVDGKSVAVLLRGDREVNDVKLKNLLGATSVELATPEQVVAWTGAPVGFAGPVGLKVDAIYADHEIAAGTDFVCGANAADTHLLHVDPRRDIILSTDAAPTGYADLRSITLDDPCPACGGSLTMPKGIEVGHVFKLGTKYSKSMNATFLDENGKEQLLIMGCYGIGVSRVVAACIEQNNDANGMIFPPSIAPFEITILAMSTKDEKVMAKGREIHDWLESQGIDTLFDDRDERPGVKFNEADLLGSPMQIVIGGKGLEKGVLEVKNRKTGEKRELPVAEWQNAVLEWRKEVMKEWGLA